One window from the genome of Phocoena phocoena chromosome 15, mPhoPho1.1, whole genome shotgun sequence encodes:
- the GUSB gene encoding beta-glucuronidase, translating to MLRGLTGTRAVVGALLWGCGLALLQGGMLYPRESRSRERKELDGLWRFRADFSQNRRQGFEQQWYRTPLRESGPSLDMPVPSSFNDVGQDGRLRSFVGWVWYEREATLPQRWTEDLGTRVVLRIGSAHYYAIVWVNGVHVAEHEGGHLPFEADISRLVQSGPLSSCRITIAINNTLSPNTLPPGTILYKTDTSKYPKGYFVQNTNFDFFNYAGLHRTVLLYTTPTAYIDDITVTTDVDQDTGLVNYQIVVQGSEHFQLEVCLLDEEGTVVAKGTGGRGQLQVPSAHLWWPYLMHEHPAYLYSLEVKLTAQTAAGFVSDFYTLPVGIRTVAVTQSQFLINGKPFYFHGVNKHEDADIRGKGFDWPLLVKDFNLLRWLGANAFRTSHYPYAEEVMQLCDRYGIVVIDESPGVGIVLAQSYSNVSLQHHLEVMEEMVRRDKNHPSVVMWSVANEPASFLKPAGYYFKTLIAHTKALDPSRPVTFVTNSNYEADLGVPYVDVICVNSYYSWYHDYGHMEVIQLQLATQFESWYKTYQKPIIQSEYGAETITGFHEDPPLMFSEEYQKGLLEQYHVVLDQKRREYVVGELIWNFADFMTDQSPQRPIGNRKGIFTRQRQPKSAAFLLRERYWKLANETKCHRSAVKSQCVGNSPFTF from the exons ATGCTTCGGGGGTTGACGGGCACCCGGGCCGTGGTCGGCGCGCTGCTCTGGGGCTGTGGGCTGGCGCTGCTGCAGGGCGGGATGCTCTACCCCCGGGAGAGCCGGTCACGGGAGCGCAAGGAGCTGGACGGCCTCTGGAGGTTCCGCGCCGACTTCTCCCAGAACCGGCGCCAGGGCTTCGAGCAGCAGTGGTACCGGACGCCGCTGCGGGAG TCGGGCCCCAGCCTGGACATGCCGGTTCCCTCCAGCTTCAACGACGTGGGCCAGGATGGGCGGCTGAGGAGCTTCGTTGGCTGGGTGTGGTATGAACGGGAGGCCACCCTGCCCCAGCGATGGACCGAGGACCTGGGCACAAGAGTGGTGCTGAGGATCGGCAGCGCCCACTACTACGCCATCGTG TGGGTGAATGGGGTCCACGTGGCAGAGCACGAGGGGGGCCATCTCCCCTTCGAGGCTGACATCAGCAGGCTGGTCCAGAGTGGGCCCCTGTCCTCCTGCCGCATCACCATCGCCATCAACAACACGCTCTCCCCCAACACCCTGCCGCCAGGGACCATCCTCTACAAGACGGACACCTCCAA GTACCCCAAGGGTTACTTTGTCCAGAACACAAACTTTGACTTCTTCAATTACGCGGGACTGCATCGGACTGTGCTCCTCTACACCACGCCTACCGCCTACATTGATGACATCACCGTCACCACCGACGTGGACCAAGACACTG GGCTGGTGAATTACCAGATCGTTGTCCAGGGCAGTGAGCACTTCCAGCTGGAAGTGTGTCTTCTGGATGAGGAAGGCACGGTCGTGGCCAAGGGGACCGGGGGCCGGGGCCAGCTGCAGGTGCCCAGTGCCCACCTCTGGTGGCCGTACCTGATGCACGAGCACCCTGCCTACCTGTACTCGTTGGAG GTGAAGCTGACCGCACAGACGGCTGCTGGGTTTGTGTCTGACTTCTACACCCTGCCCGTGGGGATCCGTACCGTGGCTGTCACACAGAGCCAGTTCCTCATCAACGGGAAGCCTTTCTATTTCCACGGGGTCAACAAGCATGAGGATGCAGAC ATCCGAGGGAAGGGCTTTGACTGGCCGCTGCTGGTGAAGGACTTCAACCTGCTTCGCTGGCTGGGCGCCAATGCCTTCCGCACCAGCCACTACCCCTACGCAGAGGAGGTGATGCAGCTTTGCGACCGCTATGGGATCGTGGTCATCGACGAGAGTCCCGGAGTGGGCATCGTGCTGGC CCAGAGCTACAGCAACGTGTCTCTGCAGCACCACCTGGAGGTGATGGAGGAGATGGTCCGCAGGGACAAGAATCACCCGTCTGTTGTGATGTGGTCTGTGGCCAACGAGCCCGCTTCCTTCCTTAAACCAGCTGGTTACTACTTTAA GACGCTGATTGCCCACACCAAAGCCTTGGACCCCTCCCGGCCCGTGACCTTTGTGACCAACTCCAACTATGAAGCAGACCTGGGG GTGCCTTATGTGGACGTCATCTGTGTGAACAGTTACTACTCCTGGTATCATGACTATGGGCACATGGAAGTGATTCAGCTGCAGCTGGCAACCCAGTTTGAGAGCTGGTATAAGACCTACCAGAAGCCAATTATTCAGAGCGAGTACGGAGCAGAAACCATCACAGGGTTTCACGAG GACCCACCTCTGATGTTCAGTGAAGAGTACCAGAAAGGCCTGCTTGAGCAGTATCACGTGGTTCTGGATCAAAAACGAAGAGAATATGTGGTTGGAGAGCTCATCTGGAATTTTGCTGATTTTATGACTGACCAGT CACCACAGAGGCCGATAGGGAATAGAAAAGGGATCTTCACTCGTCAGAGACAACCGAAAAGTGCAGCATTCCTGTTGCGAGAGAGATACTGGAAACTTGCCAATGAAACCAAGTGCCACCGGTCAGCTGTGAAGTCACAGTGCGTGGGAAACAGCCCGTTTACTTTTTAA